Proteins encoded within one genomic window of Flavobacteriales bacterium:
- a CDS encoding ABC transporter permease, whose product MLKYIAKRILIFIPTLLAISLLAFIISISAPADPVEKLSNSADKEGAANQQSNASKKTKQDLRKKLGLDLPVFYFSFGSISDSDTLYKVADKDHSATLSELSHYYGNWEDVSDYFNQMSKTQTSHFSLDLEDIFKMNIDQDSIPLYSKNEINDVITQSNFEINAMLETANPSVLESKFNSLADLYAKYGFLSGVKKEFDLAKSSYETMLSQQSSWKSYVPKIIWYGSKNQYHFWLFGDGENRKGVVRGDFGYSYIDSQPINTKIWSKVWISFSFSILSVLFAYIISIPLGIYSAYKKDSKFDRISSIIVFVLYSMPGFFIGVLLIYTFANPDTLRWFPVSGIQDPTLFNPNWSFWEKTAHRAPYFILPLITYTYSSFAFLSRIMRVGVIDVFGQDYIRTARAKGLGEGKVVMKHALRNSLLPIITVFANIFPLAIGGSVIIETIFTIPGMGFEIYNSILNSDYPMIVAVFTIIGFLTMIGYLVADVLYAVVDPRISYK is encoded by the coding sequence TTATTGGCAATTTCTTTGTTGGCATTCATCATAAGCATCAGTGCACCGGCTGATCCTGTTGAGAAGTTATCCAATTCTGCAGACAAGGAAGGAGCAGCCAATCAACAGTCTAATGCATCTAAGAAAACAAAGCAAGACCTAAGAAAAAAACTTGGTCTTGACTTACCTGTTTTCTATTTCAGCTTTGGTTCTATTAGCGATAGTGATACCTTGTATAAGGTAGCTGATAAAGATCATTCGGCTACTTTAAGTGAGCTTTCACACTATTATGGAAACTGGGAAGATGTCTCTGACTATTTCAATCAGATGTCGAAAACACAAACAAGTCATTTTTCATTGGACTTAGAGGATATTTTTAAGATGAATATAGATCAAGATAGTATTCCTTTGTATTCTAAAAATGAAATTAATGATGTTATTACTCAATCTAATTTTGAGATAAACGCCATGCTGGAAACAGCAAACCCCAGCGTTTTAGAGTCAAAATTCAACTCACTGGCTGATCTGTACGCTAAATATGGTTTTTTATCAGGAGTTAAGAAAGAATTTGATTTAGCTAAGTCATCCTATGAAACTATGCTTAGCCAACAATCTTCTTGGAAAAGTTATGTGCCAAAGATTATCTGGTACGGTTCTAAAAACCAGTACCACTTTTGGTTGTTTGGTGATGGCGAAAATAGAAAAGGGGTTGTAAGAGGAGATTTTGGATACTCTTATATTGATAGTCAACCCATTAATACAAAAATATGGTCTAAGGTTTGGATTTCCTTTTCATTTTCAATCTTATCGGTATTGTTTGCATACATTATTAGTATTCCGCTTGGAATTTATTCAGCATATAAGAAAGACAGTAAGTTTGATAGAATTTCATCAATCATAGTATTCGTATTATACTCTATGCCAGGATTCTTCATTGGTGTATTGTTAATTTATACTTTTGCTAACCCTGATACTTTAAGATGGTTCCCAGTATCTGGAATTCAAGACCCAACTTTATTTAATCCAAATTGGTCTTTTTGGGAAAAGACTGCCCATAGAGCACCTTATTTCATCTTACCTCTTATTACCTATACATACAGCTCTTTTGCGTTTTTAAGTAGGATTATGCGAGTTGGTGTAATTGATGTTTTCGGACAAGATTATATCCGAACAGCAAGGGCTAAAGGGCTAGGAGAGGGTAAAGTTGTTATGAAGCATGCTTTGAGAAACTCATTGCTACCGATTATTACGGTGTTCGCTAATATTTTCCCATTAGCAATTGGTGGTTCAGTAATTATAGAAACCATTTTTACCATTCCTGGAATGGGATTTGAAATATATAACTCTATTCTGAATTCGGACTATCCTATGATTGTTGCAGTATTTACAATAATTGGTTTTTTAACCATGATTGGTTATTTAGTTGCCGACGTACTCTATGCAGTTGTTGATCCACGAATTTCTTACAAATAA
- a CDS encoding ABC transporter permease: MEQNNFSFKKYAWQQFKKNKPALVSLYILIGLVFIALFAPIIANDQPLYCKYKGETFYPAFSTLVNPSKVDSIKNDAGLVEMLQFDITDWRKLDLESVVWAPIPYSPDKGDRYNREYVSPLDEQRYKNSDNEIVAIPGRLRHIMGTDNIGRDLASGLIHGTRISLLVGVLAMGIASIIGVFLGALAGFFGDRNLLMPRVKYIFTLLGVFLAFFYGFGVRKYTLSNAFSTGNGVMELIISLLIIVAILVGMRLLSRLFTFGWLGKEISVPIDTYISRGIEILNSIPRLILIITISAIFVRSIWLIMVIIGLTSWTGIARFTRAEFLRIRELEYIQAAKSLGFSNFRAIAKHALPNALAPVFVSIAFGVASAILIESSLSFLGIGVPDDVVTWGSLLNLGRQEFEAWWLVMFPGFAIFITITIYNLIGEGLRDALDPRLKS; this comes from the coding sequence ATGGAACAGAATAATTTTTCGTTTAAAAAATACGCTTGGCAACAATTCAAAAAGAATAAGCCAGCACTTGTATCATTATATATCCTTATCGGACTCGTATTCATTGCATTATTTGCGCCAATTATTGCCAATGACCAACCCTTATACTGTAAATATAAAGGTGAAACATTTTATCCTGCTTTCTCAACTTTAGTAAACCCTTCGAAGGTAGATTCAATTAAGAATGATGCAGGCCTTGTTGAAATGCTACAATTTGATATCACTGACTGGAGAAAGTTAGATTTAGAAAGTGTAGTGTGGGCACCAATCCCTTATTCACCAGATAAAGGCGACAGATATAATAGAGAATATGTTTCGCCATTAGATGAGCAGCGCTATAAAAATAGCGATAATGAAATTGTTGCCATTCCTGGTCGATTAAGACATATTATGGGAACTGATAATATCGGAAGAGATTTAGCTTCTGGACTTATTCATGGAACTAGAATTTCCTTATTAGTTGGAGTATTGGCTATGGGTATAGCTAGTATAATTGGTGTCTTTTTAGGTGCTTTAGCCGGCTTCTTTGGCGATAGAAATTTATTGATGCCTAGGGTAAAATATATCTTTACATTGTTGGGTGTTTTCTTAGCCTTTTTCTATGGTTTTGGAGTACGAAAATATACCCTTTCAAATGCTTTTTCCACTGGTAATGGCGTTATGGAGTTGATTATCAGTTTATTGATAATCGTGGCTATTCTTGTGGGTATGAGGCTATTGTCTCGTTTATTTACTTTCGGATGGTTAGGGAAAGAAATAAGTGTGCCAATTGACACCTACATTTCTAGAGGGATTGAAATATTAAATTCTATTCCAAGGCTGATTCTAATCATTACTATTTCTGCTATTTTTGTCAGAAGTATTTGGCTGATAATGGTCATTATTGGACTGACTTCATGGACTGGAATTGCTCGTTTTACTAGAGCAGAATTTTTAAGAATTAGAGAGTTGGAATATATTCAAGCTGCTAAATCTTTAGGCTTTTCCAATTTTAGAGCCATTGCAAAACATGCATTACCGAATGCTCTAGCACCAGTTTTTGTATCCATAGCCTTTGGTGTAGCCTCAGCTATACTCATTGAAAGTTCACTATCCTTTCTAGGAATTGGTGTGCCAGATGATGTGGTAACTTGGGGTTCATTATTGAATTTAGGTCGTCAGGAGTTTGAAGCATGGTGGTTGGTAATGTTCCCTGGATTTGCCATTTTCATTACAATTACAATTTATAATCTTATTGGTGAAGGTCTGAGAGATGCCCTTGACCCAAGGTTGAAGAGCTAA